Proteins co-encoded in one Candidatus Binatia bacterium genomic window:
- a CDS encoding pyruvate, phosphate dikinase, which translates to MSNSTILEPERALSPAPRKAVYFFGDGKAEGDARMRDLLGGKGAGLAEMMNAGVPVPPGYTITTEACRLFFESGGRLPESIAREEKAMLARLERLLGRRLGDPENPLLLSVRSGSPVSMPGMMDTILNLGLNDATVQGLARKTQNARFAYDSYRRFIQMFADVVLGVPRALLEGELTAAKRRARAKSDVELGESDLGPLCARMLRIVRDETGKAFPQDAREQLAAARDAVFRSWHTDRAVHYRALNGIPETLGTAVNVQAMVFGNLGAASATGVGFTRDPSTGEPRFYGEYLMNAQGEDVVAGIRTPHPIEMMEKELPAAYAQLRQITERLERHYRDVQDFEFTVEEGRLFMLQTRRGARTGIAALRIAVDMVDEGLLGKREALERVEPDHLDQVLHPVLDPAARKKHALLAKGLPASPGASAGAIVFTSDEAVARGKKERVLLVRAETSPDDIAGMNAAQGILTATGGMTSHAAVVARGMGKCCVAGCTALLVDEEKRTLRIGNRTFPEGAFLSLDGSTGEVLEGDVPTSDSEVVRVLTGRMTAAQAPLYQRFERLMAWCDEVRRLRVRANADIPRDAKVARALGAEGIGLCRTEHMFFAEDRIPHVVTMILNAKEARQARLRIARIESDLAEAGKSDRPRLTKELARAKKEGKAAIQAFDGALAKLLPLQRADFKGLFLAMEGTPVTIRTLDPPLHEFLPKREQLLAEIASLRRSKKDDPRKARLERTLERVEELHEFNPMLGFRGCRLGILHPEITRMQARAIFEAAAQVAKDGLPVRPEIMIPLVGDKEELRRQRAEVESVAQEVMARLGTTIPYTIGTMIEIPRAAMLADEIAEHADFFSFGTNDLTQMSFGFSRDDCGRFLPEYVEAGILPIDPFVSLDQRGVGVMIQRACFAGRRAKPGLKIGVCGEHGGDPASIAFFEQTGLDYVSCSPFRVPLARLAAARAALARA; encoded by the coding sequence GTGAGCAACAGCACGATCCTGGAACCGGAGCGGGCCCTGAGCCCCGCCCCACGCAAGGCGGTCTACTTCTTCGGCGATGGCAAGGCCGAAGGCGATGCGCGCATGCGCGATCTCCTCGGGGGCAAGGGGGCCGGGCTCGCCGAGATGATGAACGCCGGCGTGCCGGTGCCGCCCGGGTACACGATCACCACGGAGGCCTGCCGCCTCTTCTTCGAGTCGGGCGGCCGGCTGCCGGAGAGCATCGCGCGCGAGGAGAAGGCCATGCTCGCGCGGCTGGAGCGCCTGCTGGGACGGCGCCTGGGCGATCCCGAAAATCCGCTTCTCCTGTCCGTGCGCTCCGGCTCGCCGGTCTCGATGCCCGGCATGATGGACACCATCCTGAACCTGGGCCTGAACGACGCCACCGTGCAGGGGCTCGCGCGGAAGACGCAGAACGCGCGCTTCGCCTACGACTCCTACCGCCGCTTCATCCAGATGTTCGCCGACGTCGTGCTGGGCGTGCCGCGCGCGCTCCTCGAGGGCGAGCTGACCGCCGCCAAGCGCCGCGCGCGCGCGAAGAGCGACGTCGAGCTGGGCGAGAGCGACCTCGGGCCGCTCTGCGCGCGCATGCTGCGGATCGTTCGCGACGAGACGGGGAAAGCCTTCCCGCAGGACGCCCGCGAGCAGCTCGCGGCCGCGCGCGACGCGGTCTTCCGCTCCTGGCACACCGACCGGGCGGTGCACTACCGCGCGCTGAACGGCATTCCCGAGACCCTGGGCACCGCGGTCAACGTCCAGGCGATGGTGTTCGGCAATCTCGGCGCCGCGTCGGCCACCGGCGTCGGCTTCACGCGCGATCCCTCCACGGGAGAGCCCCGCTTCTACGGCGAATACCTCATGAACGCCCAGGGGGAAGACGTGGTGGCGGGGATCCGCACGCCCCATCCGATCGAGATGATGGAGAAGGAGCTGCCCGCGGCGTACGCCCAGCTCCGGCAGATCACCGAGCGCCTCGAGCGTCACTATCGCGACGTGCAGGACTTCGAGTTCACGGTGGAGGAGGGGCGCCTCTTCATGCTCCAGACCCGGCGCGGCGCGCGGACCGGCATCGCGGCGCTCCGGATCGCGGTGGACATGGTGGACGAGGGACTCCTCGGGAAACGCGAGGCGCTGGAGCGCGTGGAACCGGACCATCTGGACCAGGTGCTCCATCCCGTGCTCGACCCGGCCGCGCGGAAGAAGCATGCGCTGCTCGCGAAGGGGCTTCCGGCGTCGCCGGGCGCCTCGGCGGGCGCGATCGTCTTCACGTCGGACGAGGCGGTGGCTCGAGGCAAGAAGGAGCGCGTGCTCCTCGTCCGCGCCGAGACCTCGCCCGACGACATCGCCGGGATGAACGCGGCGCAGGGGATCCTGACCGCGACCGGCGGCATGACCTCGCACGCGGCGGTGGTCGCGCGCGGGATGGGGAAGTGCTGCGTCGCCGGATGCACCGCGCTTCTTGTGGACGAGGAGAAGCGCACGCTCCGGATCGGGAACCGCACGTTCCCCGAGGGCGCCTTCCTCTCCCTCGACGGCTCGACCGGCGAGGTGCTGGAGGGGGACGTCCCGACCTCCGACTCCGAGGTGGTCCGCGTGCTGACCGGCCGCATGACCGCCGCGCAGGCGCCGCTCTACCAGCGCTTCGAGCGGCTCATGGCCTGGTGCGACGAGGTGCGTCGGCTGCGCGTGCGCGCGAACGCCGACATCCCGCGCGACGCCAAGGTGGCCCGCGCGCTGGGCGCCGAGGGGATCGGGCTATGCCGCACCGAGCACATGTTCTTCGCGGAGGACCGGATCCCGCACGTCGTCACGATGATCCTGAACGCCAAGGAGGCCCGCCAGGCGCGGCTCCGGATCGCGCGGATCGAATCCGACCTGGCCGAGGCCGGGAAATCGGACCGGCCGCGGCTGACGAAGGAGCTGGCGCGCGCGAAGAAGGAGGGGAAGGCGGCGATCCAGGCGTTCGACGGCGCGCTGGCCAAGCTCCTGCCGCTCCAGCGCGCCGATTTCAAGGGACTCTTCCTGGCCATGGAGGGGACGCCGGTCACCATCCGCACGCTCGACCCTCCGCTCCACGAATTCCTCCCCAAGCGGGAGCAGCTCCTCGCCGAGATCGCCTCGCTCCGCCGCTCGAAGAAGGACGATCCCCGGAAGGCGCGCCTGGAGCGCACCCTGGAGCGCGTGGAGGAGCTGCACGAGTTCAATCCGATGCTGGGATTCAGGGGCTGCCGGCTCGGCATCCTCCATCCCGAGATCACGCGCATGCAGGCGCGCGCCATCTTCGAGGCCGCGGCGCAGGTGGCCAAGGACGGGCTTCCCGTGCGCCCGGAGATCATGATCCCGCTGGTCGGGGACAAGGAGGAGCTGCGGCGCCAGCGCGCCGAGGTGGAGTCGGTCGCCCAGGAAGTGATGGCCAGGCTGGGAACCACCATCCCCTACACGATCGGAACCATGATCGAGATCCCGCGCGCCGCGATGCTCGCCGACGAGATCGCCGAGCACGCCGACTTCTTCTCGTTCGGCACGAACGATCTCACGCAGATGTCGTTCGGCTTCTCGCGCGACGACTGCGGCCGCTTTCTCCCCGAGTACGTCGAGGCCGGGATCCTGCCGATCGACCCGTTCGTCTCGCTCGACCAGCGGGGCGTGGGGGTGATGATCCAGCGCGCCTGCTTCGCCGGGCGCCGCGCCAAGCCCGGCCTCAAGATCGGGGTTTGCGGCGAGCACGGCGGCGATCCGGCTTCGATCGCGTTCTTCGAGCAGACCGGGCTGGACTACGTCTCGTGCAGCCCCTTCCGGGTGCCGCTCGCCCGGCTCGCGGCCGCGCGCGCCGCGCTCGCGCGGGCCTGA
- a CDS encoding CDP-alcohol phosphatidyltransferase family protein — protein MFAEDLLRELRRARFTPAAIVRYVRDITARAVHRVPQHADSVRSVAATALVLFALQFAAALYFSATFGRDFGVSYLVASSALLLGACFWVLAHLGLLTGPAPGTGILRRLPLPVAVTMLRLVALPAVVLFVRHGMWSIAVWAFVGTALTDVLDGVLARALAMESHTGKVLDPIVDIVFNVTIFVTLAQTGMIPWWVAGLMLARYGLLVAGTVYLYVFRGPVRIEPTGFGKLTGVFTTSLVGLLLLGVALWSETTRQRLQGVFDVALAALAVATFIQVVFIGLANRRSIAAGPRAVIAPAEAPAKVVGEIRPPRI, from the coding sequence ATGTTCGCGGAAGACCTCCTTCGGGAGCTTCGACGCGCCCGTTTCACGCCCGCCGCGATCGTCCGCTACGTCCGCGACATCACGGCCCGCGCCGTGCACCGCGTGCCGCAGCACGCCGACTCGGTGCGCTCGGTCGCCGCGACCGCGCTCGTCCTCTTCGCGCTGCAGTTCGCCGCGGCGCTCTACTTCTCCGCCACGTTCGGCCGCGACTTCGGGGTGTCGTACCTGGTCGCCTCCAGCGCGCTCCTGCTCGGCGCCTGCTTCTGGGTCCTCGCGCACCTCGGGCTTCTCACCGGCCCCGCGCCCGGGACCGGGATCCTGCGCCGCCTTCCGCTTCCGGTCGCGGTCACGATGCTCCGCCTGGTCGCGCTCCCCGCGGTGGTGCTCTTCGTGAGGCACGGCATGTGGTCGATCGCGGTGTGGGCCTTCGTCGGCACCGCGCTCACCGACGTCCTGGACGGCGTGCTCGCGCGCGCGCTGGCCATGGAGTCGCACACCGGGAAGGTGCTCGATCCGATCGTGGACATCGTGTTCAACGTGACGATCTTCGTCACGCTCGCCCAGACGGGGATGATCCCGTGGTGGGTCGCGGGGCTCATGCTCGCGCGCTACGGTCTCCTGGTCGCGGGCACGGTGTACCTCTACGTGTTCCGCGGCCCCGTCCGCATCGAGCCGACGGGCTTCGGCAAGCTGACCGGCGTGTTCACGACGTCCCTGGTCGGGCTGCTGCTCCTGGGCGTCGCGCTGTGGAGCGAGACGACGCGTCAGCGCCTTCAGGGCGTCTTCGACGTCGCGCTCGCCGCTCTCGCGGTGGCGACGTTCATCCAGGTCGTGTTCATCGGACTCGCGAACCGCCGCTCGATCGCGGCCGGCCCCCGCGCCGTGATCGCACCCGCCGAGGCGCCGGCCAAGGTCGTCGGCGAGATCCGCCCGCCGCGGATCTGA
- a CDS encoding STAS domain-containing protein, with protein MKGIDVYVEEAVQNRGVSVLRVSGYVDTTTSPELERRMQALLREKRYHIVVDLSRVEYISSAGWGIFISEIREIREHGGDLKLAGMVADVREVFDLLEFENILQAFPEPDLAVGSFGPIVPADRPLGESLAADTATGAERTEAVLTDEDIVRDIARRHPDYGLMRVQKELRKPEYGSRELNPVQLYVLLRKLGLDTREGREAFAKTGQTAPAAES; from the coding sequence ATGAAGGGAATCGACGTCTATGTGGAGGAGGCGGTGCAGAACCGTGGAGTCTCGGTGCTCCGCGTCTCCGGCTACGTGGACACGACGACCAGCCCCGAGCTGGAGCGGCGCATGCAGGCGCTGCTGCGCGAGAAGCGCTATCACATCGTCGTCGACCTCTCCCGGGTGGAGTACATCTCGAGCGCCGGCTGGGGGATCTTCATCAGCGAGATCCGCGAGATCCGCGAGCACGGCGGCGATCTGAAGCTCGCCGGCATGGTCGCGGACGTGCGCGAAGTGTTCGACCTGCTCGAGTTCGAGAACATCCTCCAGGCCTTCCCGGAGCCGGATCTCGCGGTGGGATCGTTCGGCCCGATCGTGCCGGCCGACCGGCCCCTGGGCGAGTCGCTCGCCGCCGATACGGCGACGGGCGCGGAGCGGACGGAAGCGGTGCTCACCGACGAGGACATCGTCCGCGACATCGCGCGGCGCCATCCCGACTACGGCCTCATGCGCGTCCAGAAGGAGCTGCGGAAGCCGGAGTACGGATCGCGCGAGCTGAATCCGGTCCAGCTCTACGTGCTCCTGCGCAAGCTGGGCCTGGACACGCGCGAGGGCCGCGAGGCGTTCGCGAAGACGGGACAGACCGCCCCCGCCGCCGAGAGCTGA
- a CDS encoding glycosyltransferase family 2 protein, with product MIVDAVIPALDEEASIGGVLLSLPPGLVRRVVVCDNGSRDRTAEEARTRGALVVREERRGYGSACLRALDALRSDPPDTVLFLDADGSDDPSEAPALIEPIASGRADIVIGSRTLGRREPGALTPQARFGNWLATGLIRLFYGARWTDLGPFRAVRWEALQALGMRDPDFGWTVEMQVKAARAGLRGLEVPVRYRRRIGRSKISGTVSGAVRAGMKILATIAADLLRRGPVRRAAEEKPGARRGAP from the coding sequence ATGATCGTGGACGCCGTCATTCCCGCCCTGGACGAGGAAGCCTCGATCGGGGGCGTTCTCCTGTCGCTCCCGCCGGGCCTGGTGCGCCGCGTCGTCGTGTGCGACAACGGCTCGCGCGATCGCACGGCCGAGGAGGCGCGCACCCGCGGCGCGCTGGTGGTGCGCGAGGAGCGCCGCGGCTACGGCTCGGCATGCCTCCGGGCCCTGGACGCCCTCCGGAGCGACCCGCCCGACACCGTCCTCTTTCTCGATGCCGACGGCAGCGACGATCCCTCCGAAGCGCCGGCACTGATCGAGCCAATCGCCTCCGGGCGCGCGGACATCGTCATCGGCTCGCGCACGCTGGGCCGGCGCGAGCCCGGGGCGCTCACCCCCCAGGCGCGCTTCGGAAACTGGCTCGCGACGGGGCTGATCCGGCTCTTCTATGGCGCCCGGTGGACCGACCTCGGCCCCTTTCGCGCGGTGCGCTGGGAGGCGCTCCAGGCCCTGGGCATGCGCGACCCCGATTTCGGCTGGACCGTTGAAATGCAGGTCAAGGCCGCGCGCGCCGGGCTCCGCGGGCTGGAGGTGCCGGTGCGCTATCGGCGGCGGATCGGCCGCTCGAAGATCTCGGGCACCGTTTCCGGGGCCGTTCGCGCCGGGATGAAGATCCTGGCCACCATCGCGGCGGACCTGCTCCGCCGCGGTCCGGTGCGCCGCGCCGCCGAAGAGAAACCCGGAGCGCGCCGGGGCGCGCCTTGA
- a CDS encoding SpoIIE family protein phosphatase, with translation MNIKIQPTRRFSLKVPAEERHLAEIRDFVEETGEKLLIPNKILANTKLAVDEACTNVVKHGYKDLPGGPIEVVITGNGREFSIAIHDKGRPFDLRNVQSPDLKMYVENRKRGGLGVFIMNQLMDEVRYRHGHDGNTLIMAKRLDRRRVRKRKGIEGPRRSLRFQYTLQTFGALALLVTLAFTLVHVRQAASLADEMVAQARSGARSLSDPALGILSRPEPMSPDQTMLNQSIRATMRAHPEYRTVRVLDAGGRVWGSNQFEELFTRRSVPKTGVIRDGDARTLYEPVLQPEAEGNKILRAPVGWIEVSLRESAITERVQRARFELATVALLTLLAGCVLSALLIGIFVKPIQALSDTVRAIGEGQMLTEIGSSGNEEIDDIARAFNEVTAKFRAAQGNLMEQERIQREMQVAQEIQQTLLPRSVPELEGFELGYLYRAAKEVGGDYFDFIAVDERTVGVVVADVSGKGVPGSLVMTMIRTALRMEARGNRSASDVMSKMNSFVTEDMKKGMFVTMFYVVLDSVNRAVTYASAGHNPMILYRGGQDATYFLKPKGIPVGINAPDQDLFRKTISVEKLTLRQDDMLVIYTDGITEAMNPAKEQFGEARLLTAIKRHGHKTPQEFADALSEEIHEFTAGALQNDDITLVAIKEKTAVEERLEETRRELFRLIETEGLPVAEACERLHVAPSTYYRYRRRVETMGAVEGMKASRRGAGFARASLEEEAAILAIVHAEPLLGSKRILDLLQGTDRCRADMTERSVYEVLRRHGLNTREKRLQFAQNGSDNRMARLAKALSSSAPAASAPSPAEPGQPQGEEA, from the coding sequence ATGAACATCAAGATCCAGCCCACGCGCCGCTTCAGCCTGAAGGTGCCCGCCGAAGAGCGCCACCTGGCCGAGATCCGCGACTTCGTCGAGGAGACGGGGGAGAAGCTCCTCATCCCGAACAAGATCCTCGCGAACACGAAGCTCGCCGTGGACGAGGCGTGCACGAACGTGGTCAAGCATGGGTACAAGGATCTTCCGGGGGGGCCGATCGAGGTCGTGATCACCGGAAACGGGCGCGAGTTCTCGATCGCCATCCACGACAAGGGGCGCCCGTTCGACCTCCGGAACGTCCAGAGCCCCGACCTCAAGATGTACGTCGAGAACCGGAAGCGCGGCGGACTCGGCGTCTTCATCATGAACCAGCTGATGGACGAGGTGCGCTACCGCCACGGCCACGACGGCAACACGCTGATCATGGCGAAGCGGCTCGACCGGCGCCGCGTCCGCAAGCGGAAGGGCATCGAGGGGCCGCGCCGCTCGCTGCGCTTCCAGTACACGCTGCAGACCTTCGGCGCGCTCGCCCTCCTCGTGACGCTGGCGTTCACGCTGGTCCACGTCCGGCAGGCCGCTTCGCTCGCCGACGAGATGGTGGCCCAGGCCCGGAGCGGCGCGCGAAGCCTCTCCGACCCCGCCCTCGGCATTCTGTCGCGTCCCGAGCCGATGTCGCCGGACCAGACGATGCTGAACCAGTCGATCCGCGCGACCATGAGGGCGCATCCCGAGTACCGCACCGTCCGCGTGCTCGACGCCGGCGGGCGTGTCTGGGGATCCAACCAGTTCGAGGAGCTGTTCACGCGGCGGAGCGTTCCCAAGACGGGGGTCATCCGGGACGGCGACGCGCGCACGCTGTACGAGCCGGTGCTCCAGCCGGAGGCCGAGGGGAACAAGATCCTCCGGGCGCCCGTCGGCTGGATCGAGGTGTCGCTGCGCGAGTCCGCCATCACCGAGCGGGTGCAGCGCGCGCGCTTCGAGCTGGCCACGGTCGCGCTCCTCACCCTCCTGGCCGGGTGCGTCCTGAGCGCGCTCCTGATCGGAATCTTCGTCAAGCCGATCCAGGCGCTCTCCGACACCGTCCGCGCGATCGGCGAGGGGCAGATGCTCACCGAGATCGGATCGAGCGGGAACGAGGAGATCGACGACATCGCGCGGGCCTTCAACGAGGTCACGGCCAAGTTCCGCGCCGCGCAGGGCAACCTCATGGAGCAGGAACGGATCCAGCGCGAGATGCAGGTCGCGCAGGAGATCCAGCAGACGTTGCTCCCGCGCAGCGTCCCCGAGCTCGAGGGCTTCGAGCTGGGCTACCTCTACCGCGCGGCCAAGGAGGTCGGCGGCGACTACTTCGACTTCATCGCCGTGGACGAGCGCACGGTCGGCGTCGTGGTGGCCGACGTCTCGGGGAAGGGCGTCCCCGGCTCCCTGGTCATGACCATGATCCGCACGGCGCTCCGCATGGAGGCGCGCGGGAACCGGTCGGCCTCCGACGTCATGTCCAAAATGAACAGCTTCGTGACCGAGGACATGAAGAAGGGGATGTTCGTGACGATGTTCTACGTCGTGCTCGACTCGGTCAACCGCGCCGTGACCTACGCGAGCGCGGGGCACAATCCCATGATTCTCTATCGCGGCGGCCAGGACGCCACGTACTTCCTCAAGCCCAAGGGAATTCCGGTGGGAATCAACGCCCCCGACCAGGACCTCTTCCGGAAGACCATCTCGGTCGAGAAGCTCACGCTTCGCCAGGACGACATGCTCGTGATCTACACCGACGGGATCACCGAGGCGATGAACCCGGCCAAGGAGCAGTTCGGCGAGGCGCGGCTCCTCACCGCGATCAAGCGCCACGGCCACAAGACGCCGCAGGAGTTCGCCGACGCTCTGAGCGAGGAGATCCACGAGTTCACCGCCGGCGCCCTCCAGAACGACGACATCACGCTCGTCGCGATCAAGGAGAAGACCGCGGTGGAGGAGCGGCTCGAGGAGACCCGGCGGGAGCTGTTCCGCCTGATCGAGACCGAGGGGCTGCCGGTGGCCGAGGCGTGCGAGCGGCTCCATGTGGCACCCTCGACGTACTACCGCTACCGCCGGCGCGTCGAGACGATGGGCGCCGTGGAGGGGATGAAAGCGTCCCGCCGCGGGGCCGGGTTCGCGCGGGCGAGCCTCGAAGAGGAGGCGGCCATCCTCGCCATCGTCCACGCCGAGCCGCTCCTGGGCTCGAAGCGGATTCTGGACCTCCTCCAGGGAACGGACCGCTGCCGTGCCGACATGACGGAGCGGAGCGTCTATGAAGTGTTGCGTCGCCACGGACTTAACACGCGGGAGAAACGGCTACAGTTCGCTCAGAACGGGTCCGATAACCGGATGGCGAGGCTTGCGAAAGCCTTGTCCTCGAGCGCGCCGGCCGCGTCCGCGCCGTCACCGGCAGAGCCCGGCCAACCACAAGGAGAGGAAGCATGA
- a CDS encoding asparaginase, translating to MKPRSGSVGHVIGSSGAPLPTPVFEPLDPASAAVRPEPLVHVLRNGQVESVHYGHAAIVDPTGRLLAWTGSPRVLVFPRSAFKPFQALPLVESGAFARSGLGPDALAVIAGSHNGTDAHAALVQTILDAAGARESDLRCGAHAPYDEATAATLRARGEEPTPLRHNCSGKHAGMLLLARFLKAPLESYLDPGHPVQRAIFARFQELMGEPPDDVGVDGCSAPTPRMALGTLARAFALLAAGVDAAGRPVPALERIREAMRAHPEAVAGEGRLDTRIMRAAPDLVAKAGAEAVHATGVVGNAAGIAVKVADGTRRALAPAVVAVLAEAGVLDAEAFEVLAPLAEERLTNHAGLEVGAIRGVARLTREAP from the coding sequence GTGAAGCCTCGATCCGGATCCGTGGGGCATGTCATCGGGAGCTCCGGAGCGCCCCTGCCCACTCCGGTCTTCGAGCCGCTCGACCCCGCGTCCGCCGCGGTGCGTCCCGAGCCGCTGGTCCACGTGCTCCGAAACGGTCAGGTGGAGAGCGTGCACTACGGGCACGCCGCCATCGTCGACCCGACGGGACGCCTCCTCGCCTGGACCGGCTCGCCCCGCGTGCTCGTCTTTCCGCGCTCCGCCTTCAAGCCGTTCCAGGCCCTTCCTCTCGTGGAATCGGGAGCGTTCGCGCGCTCGGGCCTCGGACCCGACGCGCTGGCCGTCATCGCGGGCTCCCACAACGGCACCGACGCCCACGCGGCCCTCGTCCAGACCATCCTCGACGCCGCCGGAGCGCGGGAGAGCGATCTGCGCTGCGGCGCCCACGCTCCCTACGACGAGGCGACCGCCGCGACGCTCCGGGCGCGCGGCGAAGAGCCCACGCCCCTGCGCCACAACTGCAGCGGGAAGCACGCGGGGATGCTTCTCCTGGCCCGCTTTCTCAAGGCGCCCCTCGAGAGCTACCTCGATCCCGGGCATCCGGTGCAGCGGGCCATCTTCGCGCGCTTTCAGGAGCTCATGGGGGAGCCGCCCGACGACGTGGGCGTGGATGGCTGCAGCGCCCCCACGCCGCGCATGGCGCTCGGGACCCTGGCCCGCGCGTTCGCCCTCCTCGCCGCGGGCGTCGACGCGGCCGGCCGGCCGGTTCCGGCTCTGGAGCGGATCCGCGAGGCGATGCGCGCCCATCCCGAGGCGGTGGCCGGCGAGGGACGGCTGGACACGCGCATCATGCGGGCCGCGCCGGACCTGGTCGCCAAGGCCGGCGCCGAGGCGGTGCATGCTACCGGAGTAGTAGGGAACGCGGCGGGGATCGCGGTTAAGGTTGCAGACGGCACGCGGCGCGCGCTGGCGCCGGCGGTCGTCGCCGTTCTCGCGGAAGCGGGCGTGCTCGACGCGGAGGCGTTCGAAGTCCTCGCACCGTTGGCCGAGGAGCGCCTCACGAATCATGCGGGACTCGAAGTGGGCGCGATCCGCGGGGTCGCGCGCCTCACGCGGGAGGCGCCGTGA
- a CDS encoding multiheme c-type cytochrome, producing MRLQRPVSVPTLVFLAFLAWGACGYTPPPLLRNDVNLQPSSTCRSCHLDITQQWNGSAHSRADRTKSLLFGRMYFYSLKATRGGTMLSCGPCHETATFVNQDFEFVREVSQEGVTCTYCHSVSGPAERGIPPYTLDLSAYQGPIANPVKTSGHPSAYAPYLKGSDFCGACHAYSNQHGVKIADTYGEWKRSRYAKQGISCQGCHMPGKAGRNSNQGPERPRVADHSFSIDALAAARPHSATLTLTGARRPGADTLRVFALATNTGWGHSLPTGNDQNLALIRIRVTGADGKIVWENDPFTEWNVSVFGLILADELGNWPADTWNAVKTLSDRRIKAGGSARVRYDIPLSGTKGALKVEAHLLYRRSKPLTLTAYGLDENTYGAERTLAEATLRVP from the coding sequence TTGCGACTCCAACGTCCCGTTTCCGTGCCGACCCTGGTGTTCCTTGCGTTCCTGGCCTGGGGCGCCTGCGGCTACACGCCGCCGCCCTTGCTGCGCAACGACGTCAACCTGCAGCCCTCCTCGACCTGCCGCTCCTGCCACCTGGACATCACGCAGCAGTGGAACGGCTCGGCCCATTCCAGGGCCGACCGCACGAAGAGCCTTCTCTTCGGGCGCATGTACTTCTATTCGCTCAAGGCGACGCGCGGCGGGACGATGCTCTCCTGCGGGCCGTGTCATGAGACGGCGACCTTCGTGAACCAGGATTTCGAGTTCGTGCGCGAGGTCTCGCAGGAGGGGGTGACCTGCACCTACTGCCACTCCGTCTCGGGCCCGGCCGAGCGCGGCATCCCTCCGTACACGCTCGATCTCTCCGCCTATCAGGGGCCGATCGCCAATCCGGTCAAGACCAGCGGGCATCCGTCCGCGTACGCGCCCTACCTCAAGGGCTCCGATTTCTGCGGCGCTTGCCATGCCTACTCGAACCAGCACGGCGTGAAGATCGCCGACACGTACGGCGAGTGGAAGCGCTCGCGCTACGCGAAGCAGGGGATCAGCTGCCAGGGCTGTCACATGCCGGGCAAGGCGGGGCGGAACTCGAACCAGGGTCCCGAGCGCCCGCGCGTGGCCGACCACTCCTTCAGCATCGACGCGCTCGCGGCTGCGCGCCCCCACAGCGCGACCCTCACGCTGACCGGCGCGCGGCGCCCCGGCGCCGACACCCTGCGCGTCTTCGCGCTCGCGACGAACACGGGCTGGGGCCACTCGCTTCCGACCGGAAACGACCAGAACCTCGCCCTGATCCGCATTCGCGTGACGGGCGCGGACGGGAAGATCGTCTGGGAGAACGATCCCTTCACCGAGTGGAACGTCTCGGTGTTCGGGCTGATCCTGGCCGACGAGCTGGGGAACTGGCCGGCCGACACCTGGAACGCGGTGAAGACGCTGAGCGACCGGCGCATCAAGGCCGGCGGCAGCGCGCGCGTCCGCTACGACATCCCGCTGTCGGGGACGAAGGGGGCGCTCAAGGTCGAGGCCCACCTTCTCTACCGCCGCTCCAAGCCGCTGACGCTCACCGCCTACGGTCTCGACGAGAACACGTACGGCGCCGAGCGGACGCTGGCCGAGGCCACCCTCCGGGTTCCCTAG